In one Streptomyces sp. T12 genomic region, the following are encoded:
- a CDS encoding DUF2599 domain-containing protein, producing MRRRILRLLVAFCATIGLLALPAAGLTSTAYAATSADTIRDEDANLLANARFNSGLHYFHKEWRPGPGVNSFQVIDRCEDGLTPYVTYAVAGRVVVAKLSDECNAVFGSLGYHTLNIRNDTSELKEMSWYVSLRDENGDIKYAGSAYLDDWLGTYSYDPDSALFPHSSVYVEDIEGTSQKTVTASLVWTKEAATDGSTEMADRIWDELLERTPLPADLTDDQRDSMYKQLWCHVRYAIGGEIRGEGGPTWDLEAERPNIPWDEITDISEAMEHKCNWGPGQGHGYIPPTDNGDTPEDLAPIVDAGPDVSGDEGSKIKLAGEAWDDAGQPGTTWSYEPVEGVDDGATCAFDDASSPRTTVTCTDDGTYRVTLTADDGVNRPVSDSAVVTVKNVAPVLKLEGPRDWDVYRVEDTVRINASFTDPGANDTHTCEVVWDDGTTSTFAAEDNTCTVTHAFGHAGMNTLKVTVTDDDRASDDARTMVVVYDPRAGALTGLGTVEGSAFTVVGKYPAADSTVPAGTAVLEVPAAQGRLTVASTKLEWLVITPDGKAAVKGESAGHGFLGYAESGKFRSVVWPLTSGDIPPDEPLYDTSPGASWDLDEAEPKTMSTGATVIDSGWIPGLPQLPGSGSILDGLLPGIGVDLDI from the coding sequence ATGCGAAGACGAATACTGCGGCTCCTGGTCGCGTTCTGCGCGACCATCGGGCTACTGGCCCTGCCCGCCGCCGGCCTGACTTCCACGGCGTACGCGGCGACGTCCGCCGACACCATCCGTGACGAAGACGCAAACCTGCTCGCGAACGCCAGATTCAACTCGGGACTGCACTACTTCCACAAGGAATGGCGCCCCGGTCCCGGCGTCAACTCGTTCCAGGTCATCGACCGTTGCGAGGACGGGCTCACGCCGTACGTGACCTACGCGGTCGCCGGAAGGGTCGTCGTCGCGAAACTCTCCGACGAGTGCAACGCGGTCTTCGGTTCATTGGGTTACCACACCCTGAACATCAGGAACGACACCTCCGAGCTGAAGGAGATGAGCTGGTACGTCTCCCTGCGGGACGAGAACGGCGACATCAAGTACGCCGGGAGCGCGTACCTGGACGACTGGCTGGGGACCTACTCGTACGACCCGGACTCCGCGCTGTTCCCGCACTCCAGCGTCTACGTCGAGGACATCGAGGGCACGAGCCAGAAGACGGTCACGGCCAGCCTCGTATGGACCAAGGAGGCTGCCACCGACGGCAGCACGGAGATGGCGGACAGGATCTGGGACGAGCTCCTGGAACGCACTCCGCTGCCCGCCGACCTCACTGACGACCAGCGCGATTCGATGTACAAGCAGCTGTGGTGCCACGTGCGGTACGCGATCGGCGGCGAGATCCGCGGCGAGGGCGGGCCGACCTGGGACCTCGAAGCCGAACGGCCGAACATCCCCTGGGACGAGATCACCGACATCTCCGAGGCGATGGAGCACAAGTGCAACTGGGGTCCGGGACAGGGCCACGGCTACATCCCGCCGACCGACAACGGCGATACCCCTGAGGACCTCGCCCCCATCGTCGACGCGGGCCCCGACGTCAGCGGTGACGAAGGGTCGAAGATCAAGCTCGCCGGGGAGGCCTGGGACGACGCCGGGCAGCCGGGGACCACATGGTCGTACGAGCCCGTCGAAGGTGTCGACGATGGCGCGACCTGCGCGTTCGACGACGCGTCGAGCCCGCGGACCACCGTCACATGCACGGACGACGGGACGTACCGGGTGACGCTGACCGCTGACGACGGGGTGAACCGGCCCGTGAGCGACAGCGCGGTGGTGACGGTGAAGAACGTGGCGCCCGTCCTGAAGCTGGAGGGGCCGCGGGACTGGGACGTGTACCGAGTCGAGGACACCGTGCGGATCAACGCGTCGTTCACCGACCCGGGCGCCAACGACACCCACACCTGCGAGGTCGTCTGGGACGACGGAACGACGTCCACGTTCGCGGCCGAGGACAACACGTGCACCGTCACGCACGCTTTCGGACACGCGGGCATGAACACCCTCAAGGTCACGGTCACCGACGACGACAGGGCCTCGGACGACGCCCGGACGATGGTCGTCGTCTACGACCCGCGGGCCGGCGCCCTCACGGGCCTCGGCACCGTGGAGGGCAGCGCCTTCACCGTGGTGGGCAAGTACCCGGCAGCGGACTCCACCGTCCCGGCCGGGACGGCCGTCCTCGAAGTCCCCGCCGCGCAGGGCCGGTTGACGGTCGCCTCCACGAAGCTGGAGTGGCTGGTCATCACCCCGGACGGGAAGGCGGCGGTGAAGGGCGAGTCGGCCGGACACGGGTTCCTCGGGTACGCCGAGTCCGGGAAGTTCCGCTCGGTGGTCTGGCCCCTCACATCCGGCGACATCCCGCCCGACGAACCGCTGTACGACACCAGCCCGGGCGCGAGCTGGGACCTCGACGAGGCCGAGCCGAAGACCATGTCCACCGGGGCGACGGTCATCGACTCGGGCTGGATCCCGGGCCTCCCGCAACTCCCCGGATCCGGCTCGATCCTGGACGGTCTCCTGCCCGGAATCGGTGTCGACCTGGACATCTGA
- a CDS encoding GNAT family N-acetyltransferase has protein sequence MGRPQITVERWEGLECAAQLDVVLPMYKEIWTEPPYCEGPKEIAEFLDRFAQEVFLPRARLVVARCGDLPVGYAFGYPLPQDTGWWKAMDEETTSEFVAETGRRTLGIVELAVRADWRRQGVAARMHDRLQEGLGVERVTLAMRPDPEAAPAHATYAAWGYRQVGRWTPAEDGPVSHIMLLNLPTAAREVLR, from the coding sequence ATGGGGCGCCCACAGATCACGGTGGAGCGGTGGGAAGGGCTGGAGTGCGCCGCGCAGCTCGACGTCGTGCTGCCGATGTACAAGGAGATCTGGACCGAACCGCCGTACTGCGAAGGGCCGAAGGAGATCGCCGAGTTTCTGGACCGGTTCGCGCAGGAGGTCTTTCTTCCCCGCGCCCGCCTCGTCGTGGCCCGCTGCGGTGACCTGCCCGTCGGCTACGCCTTCGGCTACCCCCTGCCGCAGGACACCGGCTGGTGGAAGGCGATGGACGAGGAGACGACGTCAGAGTTCGTGGCCGAGACCGGTAGGCGCACCCTGGGCATCGTCGAACTCGCGGTACGCGCCGACTGGCGGCGGCAGGGGGTGGCGGCCCGGATGCACGACCGTCTCCAAGAGGGTCTGGGCGTCGAGCGCGTCACGCTGGCGATGCGGCCCGATCCGGAAGCGGCACCCGCGCACGCCACCTACGCCGCTTGGGGCTACCGCCAGGTCGGCCGGTGGACGCCGGCCGAGGACGGGCCCGTGTCCCACATCATGCTGCTGAACCTGCCGACCGCCGCGCGCGAGGTCCTCCGGTGA
- a CDS encoding ABC transporter ATP-binding protein, whose amino-acid sequence MTGNAIEVRELTRRYTRKGKPDLCALDQVSLAVPQGEVHGLLGPNGAGKTTLCRILSTVLLPSSGSVTVLGRDVVRQAGEVKRLIGIVFGGDRGLYPRLTGRQNLELWASLYGLRRTARRDRVGALLERVGLSDRAEEKVQTYSRGMKQRLHLARGLVCAPGVLILDEPTVGMDPVAAHDFRKLVRQLRAGGHTVLMTTHDMAEAAALSDRVSFLDNGKLTLTASPEAVGELVSTHERLDARGLPAALREQVAALPGVVAVTAVTAVTAVEQDIIRIETETPEATRAVMLLLVEEGVTDIARTRPSLEEAYLHLVGRRRGMAVGQ is encoded by the coding sequence GTGACCGGCAACGCGATCGAGGTCCGGGAGCTGACCCGGCGGTATACGCGCAAGGGCAAGCCCGACCTGTGTGCGCTGGATCAGGTGAGCCTGGCCGTCCCGCAGGGCGAGGTGCACGGGCTGCTCGGCCCGAACGGCGCCGGAAAGACGACCTTGTGCCGCATCCTGTCCACGGTGCTGTTGCCGTCGTCCGGCAGCGTCACCGTCCTGGGGCGGGACGTCGTACGTCAGGCGGGAGAGGTCAAGCGGCTGATCGGGATCGTCTTCGGCGGGGACCGCGGCCTGTATCCCCGGCTCACCGGACGGCAGAACCTGGAACTGTGGGCCTCGCTCTACGGGCTGCGCCGCACAGCCCGCCGCGATCGGGTCGGGGCTCTGCTGGAGCGGGTTGGTCTGTCCGACCGTGCCGAGGAGAAGGTCCAGACCTACTCGCGCGGCATGAAGCAGCGTCTGCACTTGGCGCGCGGTCTGGTCTGCGCCCCAGGGGTCCTGATCCTGGACGAGCCGACCGTGGGCATGGACCCGGTCGCCGCCCACGATTTCCGCAAGCTGGTACGGCAGTTGCGGGCGGGCGGGCACACCGTCCTGATGACCACGCACGACATGGCCGAGGCCGCGGCCCTCAGCGACCGCGTCTCGTTCCTCGACAACGGAAAGCTGACCCTGACCGCGAGCCCGGAGGCGGTCGGCGAGCTCGTCTCCACCCACGAGCGGCTGGACGCCCGCGGCCTGCCCGCCGCGCTGCGGGAGCAGGTCGCGGCGCTGCCGGGGGTGGTGGCCGTGACGGCGGTGACTGCGGTGACGGCGGTCGAGCAGGACATCATCCGGATCGAGACCGAGACCCCCGAGGCGACACGCGCCGTGATGCTGCTGCTCGTCGAGGAGGGGGTCACCGACATCGCGCGTACCCGGCCCTCGCTGGAGGAGGCCTATCTCCACCTCGTCGGCCGCCGCCGCGGCATGGCGGTCGGCCAGTGA
- a CDS encoding ABC transporter permease: protein MRRDTSTYDALNIAPFQTLVLMSVTEFSGRDDLNAYAVVAPTLMTMWTCALIFTTDLVFEDKEDGRMETMIATPASFPLLVFGRLCGCMLLTLPAFGLTMLVAGGVFGYWMPVPHPLVFAAALLLAAVGTAAAATAVSALFVIRPSSYALGNAMVYPVLLLSGVMVPAAQLPGPLEAVSRLSYLAWAAELLRDATDPSPVAYALLRLGVVLLLGVLLLGVGVAAMSRFLRRARELGVLAGDA from the coding sequence ATGCGGCGGGACACCAGCACCTACGACGCGCTGAACATCGCGCCGTTCCAGACCCTGGTCCTGATGTCGGTGACGGAGTTCAGCGGCCGGGACGACCTCAACGCGTACGCCGTCGTCGCGCCCACGCTGATGACGATGTGGACCTGCGCGCTGATCTTCACCACCGACCTCGTCTTCGAGGACAAGGAGGACGGCCGGATGGAGACGATGATCGCCACCCCCGCCTCCTTCCCACTGCTGGTCTTCGGCCGGCTCTGCGGCTGCATGCTGCTGACACTGCCGGCCTTCGGGCTGACGATGCTGGTGGCCGGCGGGGTCTTCGGCTACTGGATGCCGGTACCGCATCCGCTGGTGTTCGCGGCCGCCCTGCTGCTGGCGGCGGTGGGCACCGCGGCGGCCGCCACCGCCGTCTCGGCGCTGTTCGTGATCCGGCCGAGCTCCTACGCCCTGGGCAACGCGATGGTCTACCCGGTCCTGCTGCTGAGCGGGGTGATGGTCCCCGCCGCGCAGTTGCCCGGCCCACTGGAGGCGGTCAGCCGGCTGAGTTACCTGGCGTGGGCGGCCGAGCTGCTGCGCGATGCCACCGACCCGTCGCCGGTGGCGTACGCCCTGCTCCGGCTGGGTGTCGTGCTGCTGCTCGGTGTGCTGCTGCTGGGCGTTGGTGTGGCGGCCATGTCCCGGTTCCTGCGCCGGGCGCGGGAGCTGGGCGTGCTGGCCGGCGACGCATGA
- a CDS encoding ABC transporter permease, whose translation MGRLVEASGAVRQGAVVATEDFRAFYTWRTWLGGWLVRLLCQVLFFSQLATLVGDPGYVVHVVVGASLLVGVLQAMQGASTMVRDILLGTLPLLAASPVEPGCFFLGRSLCWPLSGVVSSSIALLTLSPLFGASWTLTQVPLLVLLVLLTTLATYCVALVLGAVALVVPMANNLLSALGTMATTVLCGAITPVHFWPGPVQAVAQTIPATHGLSALLLLEADAGFGPAAYAAGRAALAGVCWLALGLVCYRLLFRHARRGGSLFS comes from the coding sequence ATGGGGCGTCTCGTCGAGGCCTCGGGCGCGGTCCGTCAGGGCGCCGTGGTGGCCACCGAGGACTTCCGCGCCTTCTACACCTGGCGCACATGGCTGGGCGGCTGGCTGGTGCGGCTGCTGTGCCAGGTGCTGTTCTTCAGCCAACTGGCCACGCTCGTGGGCGACCCCGGATACGTGGTGCACGTGGTGGTCGGCGCGTCACTGCTGGTCGGCGTACTCCAGGCGATGCAGGGCGCCTCCACAATGGTGCGCGACATCCTGCTGGGAACGCTGCCGCTGCTCGCCGCGTCCCCGGTCGAGCCCGGCTGCTTCTTCCTGGGCCGGAGCCTGTGCTGGCCGCTGTCCGGAGTGGTGAGCAGCTCGATCGCGCTGCTCACGCTGTCGCCGCTCTTCGGGGCGTCGTGGACACTCACTCAAGTGCCGCTGCTCGTGCTGCTGGTACTGCTGACGACGCTCGCCACGTACTGCGTGGCGCTGGTGCTGGGCGCCGTCGCCCTCGTCGTGCCCATGGCCAACAACCTGCTGAGTGCGCTCGGCACGATGGCCACCACGGTGCTCTGCGGCGCGATCACCCCGGTGCACTTCTGGCCCGGCCCGGTACAGGCCGTCGCGCAGACGATCCCGGCGACCCACGGGCTGTCCGCGCTGCTCCTGCTGGAAGCGGACGCAGGTTTCGGCCCGGCAGCGTACGCGGCCGGACGCGCCGCACTCGCCGGGGTGTGCTGGCTCGCGCTGGGCCTGGTGTGCTACCGGCTGCTCTTCCGCCACGCCCGTCGCGGCGGTTCCCTGTTCTCCTGA
- a CDS encoding serine hydrolase, with protein MSVRTTRTALGATTAVALSVALAAPAVAAPDRAGHDATSKAIQAAVDAGVPGVTATARDGHDAWSATAGVGNLKTGKPRSADDRFRVGSITKTFVATVLLQLEAEGRLSLDDTVEKWLPGRVRGNGHDGNRITLRQLLNHTSGIYNYTADEEFGRTYFLKDGFFEHRYDTKKPGELVALAMTHKPDFEPGTSWNYSNTNFVLAGMVIEKATGRPYGDAIRERIVKPLHLTATSVPGTRVTVPQPSSRAYSKLAETATGPSYDVTKLNPSLAYAAGEMISNSTDLNRFYSALLRGKLLPREQLAEMTTTVPLDEGSGYGLGLMKAELSCGVTVWGHGGGIHGSISEAITTKDGRHSLAFNLNGDWAGDTEAVIEAEFCGKEPVKAGSRAGSHTEHRVLSEVMSVPPHIG; from the coding sequence ATGAGCGTACGTACGACCCGCACGGCCCTCGGGGCGACGACGGCGGTGGCACTGTCCGTGGCCCTCGCGGCCCCAGCGGTGGCGGCGCCCGACAGAGCCGGCCACGACGCGACCAGCAAGGCCATCCAGGCGGCGGTAGACGCAGGCGTCCCCGGAGTGACGGCGACGGCGAGGGACGGCCACGACGCCTGGTCGGCGACTGCGGGCGTCGGCAACCTCAAGACGGGGAAGCCGCGTTCGGCGGACGACCGCTTCCGGGTGGGCAGCATCACCAAGACCTTCGTGGCCACCGTGCTGCTCCAGCTGGAGGCGGAGGGCAGGCTGTCGCTGGACGACACGGTGGAGAAGTGGCTGCCGGGCCGGGTGCGGGGCAACGGCCACGACGGCAACCGGATCACCCTGCGCCAGCTCCTCAACCACACCAGCGGCATCTACAACTACACGGCGGACGAGGAGTTCGGGCGCACGTACTTCCTCAAGGACGGCTTCTTCGAGCACCGTTACGACACGAAGAAGCCCGGGGAACTGGTCGCGCTCGCCATGACGCACAAGCCGGACTTCGAGCCGGGGACGTCCTGGAACTACTCCAACACCAACTTCGTGCTCGCCGGAATGGTGATCGAGAAGGCCACGGGCCGCCCGTACGGCGACGCGATCCGTGAGCGCATCGTCAAGCCCCTGCACCTGACCGCCACGTCCGTCCCCGGCACGCGGGTGACGGTGCCGCAGCCCAGCAGCCGGGCCTACTCCAAGCTGGCGGAGACGGCGACGGGGCCGTCGTACGACGTCACGAAGCTCAACCCGTCCCTCGCCTACGCGGCCGGCGAGATGATCTCCAACTCGACCGACCTCAACCGCTTCTACTCGGCCCTCCTGCGCGGCAAGCTCCTGCCGCGCGAGCAGCTGGCCGAGATGACCACGACCGTCCCCCTCGATGAGGGCAGCGGCTACGGTCTCGGCCTGATGAAGGCCGAGCTGTCCTGCGGTGTCACCGTCTGGGGCCATGGTGGCGGCATCCACGGCTCCATATCGGAGGCGATCACGACCAAGGACGGCCGCCATTCCCTGGCCTTCAACCTCAACGGGGACTGGGCGGGGGATACGGAGGCGGTGATCGAGGCGGAGTTCTGCGGGAAGGAGCCGGTGAAGGCCGGTAGCCGGGCGGGCTCGCACACGGAGCACCGTGTTCTTTCGGAGGTCATGTCTGTACCGCCGCATATCGGCTGA
- a CDS encoding TIGR03767 family metallophosphoesterase — MSRIRSVASSALGVHRRTLLAATGAVTLSAGVGYALRPTESQAATTTTPASAPGAAAGAAAAEAPVGASRRLPVALAPYTRGTTLTSVAAPRGTSGYRRLGHGPGWKRVVRENLAAAKSGRESRRTALAAFVQLTDLHLIDAQHPLRLEYLRSTDVHAWRPQEALTVPGAVALVERINALRGAPVTGAPFHFAMTTGDNTDNNCKSELEWFLTVMSGGRVTPNTGDPRQYEGVQNSGLKLYWQADDSVRDADKQLGFPHIDGFLAAAIRELRSPGLNIPWYSTVGNHDAMPLGTYASHSDSYLTDLAVGGKKLMNVSAADAKKLQDSLKQDKDPRGTVFKDFLKAHARSMRSVTPDESRAPFTPRDYLQAHLNPAHRGLGPVGHGYSTANLDANTQYYSFRIADDVIGISLDTTDPGGHYEGSIGAAQFNWLDRTLRENKDSYAIVFSHHTSETMGNLRRDPARPNERRVGGAEVVELLAGHRNVLAWVNGHIHKNVITPRSGADGGSFWEISTASHVDFPQLARIIEVVDNKDGTISLFTTLIESSAPHATDFTDLSQTGLAALYRELSFNAPGARSTLAGERRDRNTELVLKKG; from the coding sequence ATGTCGCGCATACGCTCTGTCGCCAGCTCCGCGCTGGGGGTCCACCGCCGTACCCTGCTCGCCGCCACCGGAGCGGTGACCCTCTCCGCGGGCGTCGGCTACGCCCTGCGGCCCACCGAAAGCCAGGCCGCCACCACCACGACCCCCGCGAGCGCACCGGGCGCCGCCGCGGGCGCCGCCGCCGCCGAGGCGCCCGTCGGTGCCTCCCGCAGACTGCCGGTCGCGCTCGCGCCGTACACCCGCGGCACCACCCTCACCTCGGTCGCCGCCCCGCGCGGCACCTCCGGCTACCGCCGGCTCGGCCACGGTCCCGGCTGGAAGCGGGTCGTCCGCGAGAACCTGGCGGCGGCCAAGTCGGGGCGCGAGAGCCGGCGTACGGCGCTCGCCGCCTTCGTACAGCTCACCGACCTGCATCTGATCGACGCCCAGCACCCGCTGCGGCTGGAGTACCTGCGCTCCACCGACGTGCACGCCTGGCGGCCGCAGGAGGCGCTGACCGTGCCCGGCGCCGTCGCGCTCGTCGAGCGGATCAACGCGCTGCGGGGCGCCCCCGTCACCGGCGCCCCGTTCCACTTCGCCATGACCACCGGCGACAACACGGACAACAACTGCAAGTCCGAGCTGGAGTGGTTCCTGACGGTGATGAGCGGCGGCCGCGTCACCCCGAACACCGGTGACCCGCGGCAGTACGAGGGCGTCCAGAACAGCGGCCTGAAGCTGTACTGGCAGGCCGACGACAGTGTCCGCGACGCCGACAAGCAGCTCGGCTTCCCGCACATCGACGGCTTTCTGGCCGCCGCGATCCGTGAACTGCGCAGCCCCGGCCTGAACATCCCCTGGTACTCGACGGTCGGCAACCACGACGCGATGCCGCTCGGCACCTACGCCTCGCACAGCGACTCCTACCTCACCGACCTCGCCGTCGGCGGCAAGAAGCTGATGAACGTCTCGGCCGCGGACGCCAAGAAGCTCCAGGACTCCCTCAAGCAGGACAAGGACCCGCGGGGCACCGTCTTCAAGGACTTCCTCAAGGCGCACGCCCGCTCGATGCGCTCGGTCACGCCGGACGAGAGCCGGGCCCCGTTCACGCCCCGGGACTATCTGCAGGCCCACCTGAACCCGGCCCACCGCGGCCTCGGTCCGGTCGGCCACGGCTACTCGACGGCCAACCTGGACGCGAACACCCAGTACTACAGCTTCCGCATCGCCGACGACGTCATCGGCATCAGCCTCGACACCACCGACCCGGGCGGCCACTACGAAGGGTCCATCGGGGCGGCCCAGTTCAACTGGCTGGACCGGACGCTGCGGGAGAACAAGGACTCGTACGCGATCGTCTTCAGCCATCACACCAGCGAGACGATGGGCAACCTCCGCCGCGACCCGGCCCGCCCGAACGAGCGGCGCGTGGGCGGCGCCGAGGTGGTCGAGCTGCTCGCCGGTCACCGCAACGTCCTCGCCTGGGTGAACGGCCACATCCACAAGAACGTCATCACCCCGCGCTCCGGCGCCGACGGCGGCTCCTTCTGGGAGATCTCCACCGCCTCCCACGTCGACTTCCCCCAACTCGCCCGGATCATCGAGGTGGTGGACAACAAGGACGGCACGATCTCGCTCTTCACCACCCTGATCGAGTCCTCGGCCCCGCACGCCACGGACTTCACGGACCTCTCCCAGACGGGCCTGGCCGCCCTCTACCGCGAGCTGTCCTTCAACGCACCGGGCGCCCGGTCGACGCTGGCGGGGGAGCGCAGGGACCGGAACACGGAGCTGGTCCTCAAGAAGGGCTGA
- a CDS encoding NUDIX hydrolase, protein MQKKLRVAAYAICVRDGQLLLARSPAPGGGFEWVLPGGGMEHGEDPYDTVVREVEEETGYLVEPTGLLGIDSSHRVFPIRRFGRAVDHHGVRLVYEARITGGDLRYEANGSTDMAAWHPLDDVTGLTRVSMVDKGLALWRERPAAGRIQTAGK, encoded by the coding sequence GTGCAGAAGAAGTTGAGGGTGGCGGCCTACGCCATTTGCGTACGTGACGGACAGCTCCTCCTCGCCCGGTCCCCGGCGCCCGGCGGCGGCTTCGAGTGGGTCCTGCCGGGCGGCGGCATGGAGCACGGTGAGGATCCCTACGACACGGTCGTGCGGGAGGTCGAGGAGGAGACCGGCTACCTCGTCGAGCCCACCGGCCTGCTCGGCATCGACTCCTCCCATCGCGTGTTCCCGATCCGCCGCTTCGGCCGGGCCGTCGACCACCACGGCGTACGGCTCGTCTACGAGGCCCGGATCACCGGCGGCGACCTGCGCTACGAGGCCAACGGCTCCACCGACATGGCGGCCTGGCACCCCCTGGACGATGTGACGGGTCTGACGCGCGTCTCCATGGTCGACAAGGGGCTGGCGCTGTGGCGCGAACGGCCGGCCGCGGGGCGGATCCAAACCGCCGGGAAATAG